One window of the Seriola aureovittata isolate HTS-2021-v1 ecotype China chromosome 22, ASM2101889v1, whole genome shotgun sequence genome contains the following:
- the osgep gene encoding tRNA N6-adenosine threonylcarbamoyltransferase, translated as MTVVIGFEGSANKIGIGIIRDGEVLSNPRRTYITPPGQGFMPSDTARHHRAVILTVLKEALEQAGLKPADIDCVAYTKGPGMGAPLVMVALVARTVSQLWGKPLLGVNHCIGHIEMGRLITKANNPTVLYVSGGNTQVIAYSERRYRIFGETIDIAVGNCLDRFARVIKISNDPSPGYNIEQMAKKGSQYVELPYTVKGMDVSFSGILSYIEEAAHKMLSSGQCTAEDLCFSLQETVFSMLVEITERAMAHCGSQEVLIVGGVGCNLRLQEMMGVMCKERGAKLFATDERFCIDNGAMIAQAGWEMFRSGQVTELEDSWITQRYRTDEVEVTWRD; from the exons ATGACTGTAGTAATCGGGTTTGAGGGCAGTGCCAATAAGATCGGCATAGGAATCATCAGAGATGGTGAAGTTCTTTCCAACCCTAGACGGACTTACATCACACCTCCTGGTCAAG GATTCATGCCAAGTGACACAGCCCGGCACCACCGTGCTGTCATACTGACTGTCCTGAAGGAGGCGCTGGAGCAAGCAGGGCTGAAGCCTGCAGATATCGATTGTGTGGCGTATACCAAAG GTCCTGGTATGGGTGCCCCCTTGGTAATGGTGGCTCTGGTGGCTCGTACAGTCTCACAGCTTTGGGGGAAGCCGCTCCTCGGTGTCAACCACTGTATCGGACACATCGAGATGGGTCGACTCATCACCAAAGCCAACAACCCCACTGTGCTTTATGTTAGTGGGGGGAACACACAG GTTATTGCATACTCAGAGCGGCGATATAGAATATTTGGGGAGACCATCGACATTGCGGTTGGCAACTGTTTGGACAGGTTCGCCAGAGTTATAAAG ATTTCCAATGACCCCAGTCCAGGCTACAACATAGAGCAGATGGCCAAGAA AGGGAGTCAGTATGTGGAGCTACCGTATACAGTTAAAGGAATGGACGTCTCTTTCTCTGGGATTTTATCCTACATTGAG gAAGCTGCTCATAAGATGCTGAGCTCTGGTCAGTGTACAGCAGAGGACCTGTGCTTCTCACTGCAG GAGACAGTTTTCTCCATGCTGGTGGAGATCACAGAGAGGGCCATGGCTCACTGCGGCTCCCAAGAGGTCCTCATCGTCGGGGGTGTTGGCT GTAATCTGCGTCTGCAGGAGATGATGGGGGTCATGTGTAAGGAGCGAGGTGCCAAGCTGTTTGCCACAGATGAACG ATTCTGCATAGACAACGGAGCAATGATTGCTCAGGCCGGCTGGGAGATGTTTAGGTCCGGTCAGGTGACGGAGCTGGAGGACTCATGGATTACACAAAG
- the apex1 gene encoding DNA-(apurinic or apyrimidinic site) endonuclease, with the protein MKRGKKAEEASADGENDAGSAAAKKTKKAKEPEAPVLYEDPPDKMTSKDGRDANMKITSWNVDGLRAWVKKKGLDWVREEDPDVLCLQETKCADKDLPADITSMPEYPHKYWAASDDKGGYSGVAMLCKTKPLKVTYGIGKEEHDKEGRVITAEFPNFYLVTTYVPNASRGLVRLDYRKTWDEDFRAYLTELDIQKPLVLCGDLNVAHQEIDLKNPKGNKKSAGFTPEEREGFSQLLSAGFSDSFRELYPEQTNAYTFWTYMMNSRAKNVGWRLDYFLLSSSLLPGLCDSKIRNKAMGSDHCPITLHLAV; encoded by the exons ATGAAGAGAGGCAAGAAGGCAGAGGAGGCGTCTGCAGACGGGGAAAATGACGCCGGCTCTG CTGCTGCAAAGAAAACGAAGAAGGCTAAGGAACCAGAGGCCCCAGTGCTGTATGAGGATCCTCCTGACAAAATGACCAGCAAAGATGGACGAGATGCCAACATGAAGATCACCTCCTGGAATGTGGATGGGCTGAGGGCCTGGGTGAAGAAGAAGGGCCTGGAT TGGGTGCGCGAGGAGGATCCAGATGTTTTGTGCCTGCAGGAGACCAAGTGTGCGGACAAGGACCTCCCTGCTGATATCACCTCCATGCCCGAGTACCCTCACAAGTACTGGGCTGCCTCAGATGATAAGGGGGGTTACAGTGGTGTGGCCATGCTCTGCAAGACCAAACCCCTCAAAGTGACCTATGGCATTG GCAAAGAGGAGCATGACAAGGAGGGCCGTGTCATCACTGCAGAGTTCCCCAACTTCTACCTGGTCACCACCTATGTGCCAAACGCCAGCAGAGGCCTCGTGCGCCTAGATTATCGCAAAACCTGGGACGAGGACTTCCGGGCGTATCTGACCGAGCTGGACATACAGAAGCCCCTGGTGCTGTGTGGCGACCTCAACGTTGCACACCAGGAGATCGACCTGAAGAACCCCAAGGGCAACAAGAAAAGCGCCGGCTTCACCCCCGAGGAGCGCGAGGGCTTCAGCCAGCTGCTGTCGGCCGGTTTCAGCGACAGCTTCCGCGAGCTCTACCCCGAGCAGACCAACGCCTACACCTTCTGGACCTACATGATGAACTCCCGCGCCAAGAACGTGGGCTGGAGGCTCGATTACTTTTTGCTGTCGTCCTCCTTGCTGCCAGGCCTGTGCGACAGCAAGATCCGCAACAAGGCGATGGGAAGCGACCACTGCCCCATCACTCTGCACTTAGCTGTGTAG
- the LOC130163812 gene encoding zinc finger protein 11-like isoform X2 → MTASMWQVLKKQDVMNYWKVAEFVSLVMDMAPELLMYKYRTQLNLGLRARYILELCRRDELVENDLILSHLDKIKSQHPTQVDMKEEEEVAGNFLELIQILVKDPEERRDFFLEVFPAEYGPQYDRDLQTLFWEFLCRLAQLLPVPDLEQTASWLGAECSVLEDCVHSVSEPTDLKNLLQHHKHLGNLEQHVPPSSMGESILSSLSAVAPSRVAKTTEQSNQSSPLQGLSDETHTVSFVDDVAVEIITVTDYAEVELGTSTDIEVVMGEHSYEGTDGSTVAEGSLVVLPEETTREEEVGEGGGEVTQKVESGLINIIHPEVNRDDSASSQHKISVGPHDCPDCEKKFKFASSLIAHRVIHTGERPHRCNDCGRCFSFRQSLDRHRHTHKTGRKYDCVICGETFRSLSARTEHKQTHMEDGVYICQQCNRKFTWELALARHLKTHTDDHSADEPTENQNDEQEVFISDENVCEDPVELVEPDCQLQYSDQDPENAEIQSSEGPTCESGGLVPELLNQVISAVKVRTSGRKRKPTMKIQVINLQKRMATKRKKITQVNPLALKPLPLSCAEHSYGSPVVSSKDSDESSVGDVSSAAFSCPKCSFHHSEEVQVQQHIDSVHSEVEEDKPSLQPLADEEGRFSCSDCDKSFKFQSLLKAHQRIHTGEQPFLCSQCGRRFSFKQSLERHKQTHKSGRKYECLICGELFKSLVAQREHKSTHMENGEYLCSECGRAFAWKSALVRHLKTHGEDADKAERSHKCPRCDLGFSCASYLNRHLQTHQEERVHSCNCGKSFAYRAALTAHQRIHQKERPHMCTQCGKGFLYKGGLLSHMKIHSEEMPFMCSFCGKSFKRERNMKKHERCHTRENVFSCSQCDKSFVYKATLIRHELTHSGERPYLCSDCGKGFFSHAELLKHERFHTGHKPFQCPHCGKRFTQSCYLTIHLRYHTGVRPYSCTECDKSFLSANRLKRHQRTHSGEKPYLCVECGKGFRQSYNLKMHQRTHIMKVT, encoded by the exons ATGACAGCCTCGATGTGGCAGGTGCTGAAGAAACAGGATGTCATGAACTACTGGAAAGTGGCAGAGTTTGTCTCTTTAGTAATGGACATGGCCCCAGAGCTGCTAATGTACAAGTACAGGACACAACTGAACCTGGGATTAAGAGCTAGG TACATCCTTGAGTTGTGCCGACGTGACGAGCTTGTGGAAAATGACTTAATCTTATCTCACTTGGACAAGATTAAATCACAGCACCCCACCCAGGTAGAT atgaaagaagaagaggaagtagCAGGTAACTTTCTTGAGTTGATCCAAATTCTGGTCAAAGATCCTGAAGAGAGACGAGACTTTTTCTTG gAGGTCTTTCCTGCAGAGTATGGACCACAGTATGACCGTGATTTGCAGACACTGTTCTGGGAGTTTCTCTGTCGACTGGCTCAGCTGTTGCCAGTTCCTGACCTTGAACAG ACTGCCTCCTGGCTTGGAGCTGAATGCTCTGTGTTGGAGGATTGTGTGCATTCAGTCTCAGAGCCCACAGACCTGAAAAATTTACTCCAGCACCACAAACATCTAGGGAATTTAGAGCAACATG TTCCACCTTCTAGCATGGGAGAAAGcatcctttcctccctctctgcagtTGCTCCAAGCAGAGTGGCAAAAACTACAGAACAATCCAACCAGTCAAGTCCTTTGCAAGGCCTCAGcgatgaaacacacactgtatcattTGTGGATGATGTAGCAGTTGAAATAATCACAGTGACAGATTATGCAGAGGTTGAATTAGGCACAAGCACCGACATCGAGGTGGTAATGGGAGAGCACAGCTATGAAGGAACAGACGGCAGCACAGTGGCTGAAGGTTCGCTGGTTGTGCTTCCTGAGGAGACGACCAGGGAAGAGGAAGTTGgtgaaggagggggagaggtgACACAAAAGGTTGAAAGTGGTTTGATAAACATCATCCATCCAGAAGTAAACAGGGACGACTCAGCTTCCTCCCAACACAAAATCTCTGTGGGACCTCATGACTGCCCAGACTGTGAGAAGAAATTTAAGTTTGCCTCTTCACTCATCGCCCACAGGGTCATCCACACCGGTGAGCGCCCCCACCGCTGCAACGACTGCGGTCGCTGCTTCTCTTTCAGGCAGTCCCtcgacagacacagacacacgcacaaaaCTGGACGCAAGTATGACTGCGTCATCTGCGGCGAGACCTTCCGCTCCTTGTCCGCCCGCACAGagcacaagcaaacacacatggaaGACGGTGTTTACATATGCCAGCAGTGCAACAGGAAGTTCACCTGGGAGCTAGCACTTGCAAGGCACCTAAAAACTCACACTGATGATCACAGCGCTGACGAGCCCACGGAGAACCAAAACGATGAGCAAGAGGTTTTTataagtgatgaaaatgtctgTGAGGATCCTGTTGAACTTGTGGAGCCGGACTGCCAGCTGCAATATAGTGATCAGGATCCAGAGAATGCAGAAATTCAGAGCAGTGAGGGTCCCACCTGTGAGTCTGGAGGCCTGGTCCCTGAACTTCTTAATCAAGTCATCTCTGCGGTGAAAGTTCGCACAAGTGGGCGCAAACGCAAGCCGACCATGAAAATTCAGGTGATAAATTTACAGAAGCGCATGGCCACTAAGAGAAAGAAGATCACCCAAGTCAACCCTCTGGCCCTGAAGCCTTTGCCTCTCAGTTG TGCAGAGCACTCTTATGGCTCGCCCGTGGTCTCATCAAAGGACAGTGATGAAA GTTCTGTGGGAGATGTGTCATCAGCTGCTTTCTCCTGTCCGAAGTGCTCCTTCCACCATTCAGAAGAGGTGCAGGTCCAGCAGCACATTGACAGTGTTCACTCTGAGGTTGAGGAGGACAAACCGTCCCTTCAGCCTCTCGCGGATGAAGAAGGACGTTTTAGTTGTTCAGACTGTGACAAGAGCTTCAAGTTCCAGTCTTTACTAAAAGCCCATCAGCGCATCCACACAGGCGAGCAGCCCTTCCTGTGCTCTCAGTGCGGACGACGTTTCTCCTTCAAACAGTCACTGGAGCGGCACAAGCAGACGCACAAGTCCGGACGCAAGTACGAGTGCCTGATCTGTGGGGAGCTCTTCAAGTCACTGGTGGCTCAGAGGGAGCACAAGAGCACCCACATGGAGAACGGTGAGTACCTGTGTTCAGAGTGCGGCCGGGCGTTCGCCTGGAAGTCAGCACTGGTGAGGCATCTGAAGACCCACGGCGAAGATGCTGACAAGGCGGAGCGTTCTCACAAATGCCCCCGCTGTGACCTGGGCTTCAGCTGTGCCAGCTACCTCAACCGGCACCTCCAGACTCACCAGGAAGAAAGAGTGCACAGCTGCAACTGTGGAAAGAGCTTTGCCTACCGGGCAGCTCTCACTGCACACCAACGCATCCATCAGAAAGAGCGGccgcacatgtgcacacagtgCGGCAAGGGATTCCTCTACAAGGGCGGTTTGCTGAGCCACATGAAGATCCACTCAGAGGAGATGCCCTTTATGTGTTCCTTCTGTGGCAAGAGCTTCAAGAGAGAACGCAACATGAAGAAGCACGAGCGCTGCCACACCAGGGAGAACGTCTTCAGCTGCTCGCAGTGTGACAAGAGTTTTGTCTACAAGGCGACTCTGATCAGACACGAGCTGACTCATTCAGGCGAGAGGCCGTACCTGTGCTCCGACTGTGGGAAGGGTTTCTTTTCCCACGCAGAGCTCCTGAAGCACGAGAGATTCCACACAGGCCACAAGCCCTTCCAGTGCCCCCACTGTGGCAAGAGATTCACTCAGTCCTGCTACCTGACCATCCACCTGCGCTACCACACCGGAGTCCGGCCCTACTCCTGCACAGAGTGTGACAAGAGCTTCCTCAGTGCCAACCGCCTTAAAAGACACCAGCGAACACATTCAGGGGAAAAGCCATACCTCTGTGTAGAGTGTGGGAAGGGATTCAGGCAGTCCTATAATCTGAAAATGCATCAACGAACACATATCATGAAGGTAACATAG
- the LOC130163812 gene encoding zinc finger protein 11-like isoform X1 has product MDSGVFTAISKDDTLPLASLRLLVPPFQLMTASMWQVLKKQDVMNYWKVAEFVSLVMDMAPELLMYKYRTQLNLGLRARYILELCRRDELVENDLILSHLDKIKSQHPTQVDMKEEEEVAGNFLELIQILVKDPEERRDFFLEVFPAEYGPQYDRDLQTLFWEFLCRLAQLLPVPDLEQTASWLGAECSVLEDCVHSVSEPTDLKNLLQHHKHLGNLEQHVPPSSMGESILSSLSAVAPSRVAKTTEQSNQSSPLQGLSDETHTVSFVDDVAVEIITVTDYAEVELGTSTDIEVVMGEHSYEGTDGSTVAEGSLVVLPEETTREEEVGEGGGEVTQKVESGLINIIHPEVNRDDSASSQHKISVGPHDCPDCEKKFKFASSLIAHRVIHTGERPHRCNDCGRCFSFRQSLDRHRHTHKTGRKYDCVICGETFRSLSARTEHKQTHMEDGVYICQQCNRKFTWELALARHLKTHTDDHSADEPTENQNDEQEVFISDENVCEDPVELVEPDCQLQYSDQDPENAEIQSSEGPTCESGGLVPELLNQVISAVKVRTSGRKRKPTMKIQVINLQKRMATKRKKITQVNPLALKPLPLSCAEHSYGSPVVSSKDSDESSVGDVSSAAFSCPKCSFHHSEEVQVQQHIDSVHSEVEEDKPSLQPLADEEGRFSCSDCDKSFKFQSLLKAHQRIHTGEQPFLCSQCGRRFSFKQSLERHKQTHKSGRKYECLICGELFKSLVAQREHKSTHMENGEYLCSECGRAFAWKSALVRHLKTHGEDADKAERSHKCPRCDLGFSCASYLNRHLQTHQEERVHSCNCGKSFAYRAALTAHQRIHQKERPHMCTQCGKGFLYKGGLLSHMKIHSEEMPFMCSFCGKSFKRERNMKKHERCHTRENVFSCSQCDKSFVYKATLIRHELTHSGERPYLCSDCGKGFFSHAELLKHERFHTGHKPFQCPHCGKRFTQSCYLTIHLRYHTGVRPYSCTECDKSFLSANRLKRHQRTHSGEKPYLCVECGKGFRQSYNLKMHQRTHIMKVT; this is encoded by the exons ATGGACTCAGGTGTTTTCACGGCCATTTCCAAAG aTGACACTTTACCTCTGGCATCACTGCGCCTCTTGGTCCCACCTTTCCAGCTCATGACAGCCTCGATGTGGCAGGTGCTGAAGAAACAGGATGTCATGAACTACTGGAAAGTGGCAGAGTTTGTCTCTTTAGTAATGGACATGGCCCCAGAGCTGCTAATGTACAAGTACAGGACACAACTGAACCTGGGATTAAGAGCTAGG TACATCCTTGAGTTGTGCCGACGTGACGAGCTTGTGGAAAATGACTTAATCTTATCTCACTTGGACAAGATTAAATCACAGCACCCCACCCAGGTAGAT atgaaagaagaagaggaagtagCAGGTAACTTTCTTGAGTTGATCCAAATTCTGGTCAAAGATCCTGAAGAGAGACGAGACTTTTTCTTG gAGGTCTTTCCTGCAGAGTATGGACCACAGTATGACCGTGATTTGCAGACACTGTTCTGGGAGTTTCTCTGTCGACTGGCTCAGCTGTTGCCAGTTCCTGACCTTGAACAG ACTGCCTCCTGGCTTGGAGCTGAATGCTCTGTGTTGGAGGATTGTGTGCATTCAGTCTCAGAGCCCACAGACCTGAAAAATTTACTCCAGCACCACAAACATCTAGGGAATTTAGAGCAACATG TTCCACCTTCTAGCATGGGAGAAAGcatcctttcctccctctctgcagtTGCTCCAAGCAGAGTGGCAAAAACTACAGAACAATCCAACCAGTCAAGTCCTTTGCAAGGCCTCAGcgatgaaacacacactgtatcattTGTGGATGATGTAGCAGTTGAAATAATCACAGTGACAGATTATGCAGAGGTTGAATTAGGCACAAGCACCGACATCGAGGTGGTAATGGGAGAGCACAGCTATGAAGGAACAGACGGCAGCACAGTGGCTGAAGGTTCGCTGGTTGTGCTTCCTGAGGAGACGACCAGGGAAGAGGAAGTTGgtgaaggagggggagaggtgACACAAAAGGTTGAAAGTGGTTTGATAAACATCATCCATCCAGAAGTAAACAGGGACGACTCAGCTTCCTCCCAACACAAAATCTCTGTGGGACCTCATGACTGCCCAGACTGTGAGAAGAAATTTAAGTTTGCCTCTTCACTCATCGCCCACAGGGTCATCCACACCGGTGAGCGCCCCCACCGCTGCAACGACTGCGGTCGCTGCTTCTCTTTCAGGCAGTCCCtcgacagacacagacacacgcacaaaaCTGGACGCAAGTATGACTGCGTCATCTGCGGCGAGACCTTCCGCTCCTTGTCCGCCCGCACAGagcacaagcaaacacacatggaaGACGGTGTTTACATATGCCAGCAGTGCAACAGGAAGTTCACCTGGGAGCTAGCACTTGCAAGGCACCTAAAAACTCACACTGATGATCACAGCGCTGACGAGCCCACGGAGAACCAAAACGATGAGCAAGAGGTTTTTataagtgatgaaaatgtctgTGAGGATCCTGTTGAACTTGTGGAGCCGGACTGCCAGCTGCAATATAGTGATCAGGATCCAGAGAATGCAGAAATTCAGAGCAGTGAGGGTCCCACCTGTGAGTCTGGAGGCCTGGTCCCTGAACTTCTTAATCAAGTCATCTCTGCGGTGAAAGTTCGCACAAGTGGGCGCAAACGCAAGCCGACCATGAAAATTCAGGTGATAAATTTACAGAAGCGCATGGCCACTAAGAGAAAGAAGATCACCCAAGTCAACCCTCTGGCCCTGAAGCCTTTGCCTCTCAGTTG TGCAGAGCACTCTTATGGCTCGCCCGTGGTCTCATCAAAGGACAGTGATGAAA GTTCTGTGGGAGATGTGTCATCAGCTGCTTTCTCCTGTCCGAAGTGCTCCTTCCACCATTCAGAAGAGGTGCAGGTCCAGCAGCACATTGACAGTGTTCACTCTGAGGTTGAGGAGGACAAACCGTCCCTTCAGCCTCTCGCGGATGAAGAAGGACGTTTTAGTTGTTCAGACTGTGACAAGAGCTTCAAGTTCCAGTCTTTACTAAAAGCCCATCAGCGCATCCACACAGGCGAGCAGCCCTTCCTGTGCTCTCAGTGCGGACGACGTTTCTCCTTCAAACAGTCACTGGAGCGGCACAAGCAGACGCACAAGTCCGGACGCAAGTACGAGTGCCTGATCTGTGGGGAGCTCTTCAAGTCACTGGTGGCTCAGAGGGAGCACAAGAGCACCCACATGGAGAACGGTGAGTACCTGTGTTCAGAGTGCGGCCGGGCGTTCGCCTGGAAGTCAGCACTGGTGAGGCATCTGAAGACCCACGGCGAAGATGCTGACAAGGCGGAGCGTTCTCACAAATGCCCCCGCTGTGACCTGGGCTTCAGCTGTGCCAGCTACCTCAACCGGCACCTCCAGACTCACCAGGAAGAAAGAGTGCACAGCTGCAACTGTGGAAAGAGCTTTGCCTACCGGGCAGCTCTCACTGCACACCAACGCATCCATCAGAAAGAGCGGccgcacatgtgcacacagtgCGGCAAGGGATTCCTCTACAAGGGCGGTTTGCTGAGCCACATGAAGATCCACTCAGAGGAGATGCCCTTTATGTGTTCCTTCTGTGGCAAGAGCTTCAAGAGAGAACGCAACATGAAGAAGCACGAGCGCTGCCACACCAGGGAGAACGTCTTCAGCTGCTCGCAGTGTGACAAGAGTTTTGTCTACAAGGCGACTCTGATCAGACACGAGCTGACTCATTCAGGCGAGAGGCCGTACCTGTGCTCCGACTGTGGGAAGGGTTTCTTTTCCCACGCAGAGCTCCTGAAGCACGAGAGATTCCACACAGGCCACAAGCCCTTCCAGTGCCCCCACTGTGGCAAGAGATTCACTCAGTCCTGCTACCTGACCATCCACCTGCGCTACCACACCGGAGTCCGGCCCTACTCCTGCACAGAGTGTGACAAGAGCTTCCTCAGTGCCAACCGCCTTAAAAGACACCAGCGAACACATTCAGGGGAAAAGCCATACCTCTGTGTAGAGTGTGGGAAGGGATTCAGGCAGTCCTATAATCTGAAAATGCATCAACGAACACATATCATGAAGGTAACATAG